The DNA sequence GCTGGCCGCGGTCGGGCGGCTGGGGTCGGGCAAGTCGTTCTTCCTCAAGCGCCTGTGCTGGGACACCGTGGCCCGGGGCGGGCAGGTGGTCACGATCGACCGCACGCCCAGCGGCGAGTACGTCCGCTTCGCCGAGTCGATGCCGGGGCGGGTGCAGGTCGTGCGGCTGGAGGCAGGCGCCGACGTCCACCTCGACCCGATGCGGAGCTTCCACGGCGACGAGCGGGTGACGGTCACGCTGGGCTTCCTGTCGTTGCTGTCGGGCAGCTCGGCCCACAGCGAGGAGGGCGCGGCGCTGGCCGAGGCCGTCGACTCCGTGGCGGAGCGGCAGGACTCGTGCCTGGCGGACGTGGTCGACGAGCTGGAGCGGATGGGCGCCGACGTGAAGGAGCCCGACCCGGCGGCCCGCAGCCTGGCCCGGCGCCTGGCCCACTACCGGCGCTCGGCGACCGGCCAGCTGGCGTTCGGGCGGGGGCGGCCGATCTCGCTCGACGCCGACTTCGTGATCTTCTGGGCGCCGAACCTGGCGCTGGCCGACCGCGAGACTCTGTCGACCGAGCAGGGCATGCGGATGATGCTGCCCGAGCAGGTGCTGGGTCAGGCGCTGCTGTACCTGGTGGCGGCCGTCGGGCGGCGGGTGGTGTTCAGCGACCCGACCCGGTTCGCCGCGGCGCTCTACGACGAGGCGTGGGCGCTGCTGGCGTCGCCGCACGGGCAGAAGCTGCTGATCGAGGGCGTGCGCGACGGCCGCAAGCACAACGGAGCCATCTGGCTGGCCAGCCAGCACCCGAACGACTTCGCCATCAACGAGCTGGAGGACCTGCTGGGGTCCCGGTTCGTGTTCCGCCAGGCCCGGCGGGCGATCCCGGCGGCGCTGCGGTTCCTGGGGACGCCCGACAGCGGCGACGCCGCCGCGACGCTCGAAGCCGGGCTCGACACCGGGCAGTGCCTGTACCGGGACGTGCGCGACCGGGTCGGGTTGATCCAGGTGCTGCCGCCGGTCCTGCAGGACATCGAGGAGGCGATGAACACCACGCCGAAGGGCAGCCACGGCTTGCCCGACGAGGACGGCGACGTGTTCGACGAGACCGACCTCGGCGCCATCCACCACTCCCCGGACGAGGGCGCGGAGCGCTGGGGCCTGCCCTACGAGCCCGACGACGACGACGAGTCCGAGGATCTCGACGCCCTACCCCTCCAGCTCGGCGTTCCCGCCGAACGCCTGAGCCTCCCGGCGCCGCCGCCCCTCGTCGTCGTGCCGGAGCCCGACCCCGCCACGGCACCGCCACCGGTCGTCGCACCGGCACCGGCACCGGAGCCGGAGCCGGAGGTGGCACAAGAGGTCGCATCGGCGCAGGTGACACCGCCGACACCTGCGCCGATGCCGCCGGACGACGACCCCGGCGAGCCCGAGGTGACCGACGACCCCGCGGCCGCGAGGGCGCGGGCGAGGAGCCGGCGGCGGTCGCCGCTGGCGCAGGCGCTGGCCGAGGAGTCGGGGTCGTGACCACCACGGCACGACGCCGGCGCCGGCTCGGGCACT is a window from the Acidimicrobiales bacterium genome containing:
- a CDS encoding ATP-binding protein; amino-acid sequence: MKAPARAIVGNLIWSTDGGVWAVWDAQPFPHAHIASADKLAIHSQIRGLLMSLPPDSMLLSICELLHPMDVVERMIDGVPIERQPAWAVVCDATADWLEQVPLHNRRYYVAAALPTAKRAWHEVLTDAVSDVSSKFGIGPTPIPELEIELRQRQAHEMEVRLGTHVPLRRASAGEICWLYARAMRREADEPAFDEGWEPPEDPRGSARRDEMDDQRRRPRGVLAQLTDAVVKEGGYSDDEDRPRHRRYVRIDSGGFTSYQTVMAMSDMPHYFSFPGGGGEWLFHADRVGFPVDWCVRIRSVRNADAQIKVRRKHRDLIGQVDEYDGDLTGAPPQLASAIQAIDEQRAQLGANPAEPELQVTVLMSVAASSLVELEHRAAAIIGRFEPQEYGLARPTAGQAQLVRSMLPGTSTAMVCRDYTQFMLTSDLAAGSPFCGPEVGDPQGLLLGVSLDGGNNSPVLFDPAFGPKANASPSLAAVGRLGSGKSFFLKRLCWDTVARGGQVVTIDRTPSGEYVRFAESMPGRVQVVRLEAGADVHLDPMRSFHGDERVTVTLGFLSLLSGSSAHSEEGAALAEAVDSVAERQDSCLADVVDELERMGADVKEPDPAARSLARRLAHYRRSATGQLAFGRGRPISLDADFVIFWAPNLALADRETLSTEQGMRMMLPEQVLGQALLYLVAAVGRRVVFSDPTRFAAALYDEAWALLASPHGQKLLIEGVRDGRKHNGAIWLASQHPNDFAINELEDLLGSRFVFRQARRAIPAALRFLGTPDSGDAAATLEAGLDTGQCLYRDVRDRVGLIQVLPPVLQDIEEAMNTTPKGSHGLPDEDGDVFDETDLGAIHHSPDEGAERWGLPYEPDDDDESEDLDALPLQLGVPAERLSLPAPPPLVVVPEPDPATAPPPVVAPAPAPEPEPEVAQEVASAQVTPPTPAPMPPDDDPGEPEVTDDPAAARARARSRRRSPLAQALAEESGS